In Maridesulfovibrio sp., a single genomic region encodes these proteins:
- a CDS encoding transporter substrate-binding domain-containing protein gives MKRILLLSLLSVLLTVVFAGMAQARTLDAILASKVLKVGTTGDYKPFSFNNNGKYEGFDIAVAQSFADRLGVRLELVPTTWKTLMKDLNDGKYDIGMSGITRTIARQKEACFSQGYVTFGKTPLVAASKASKYKTMADIDRKGVKIGVNPGGTNEKFVKANIKNAEIVMFDSNLAIPVAVADGKVDVMITDSVEAIYYAATNPALAAPMLDNLFTRSQLGYLMPADSYRLQDTVNFMMDQMILKGDMAKLKAEYLHMN, from the coding sequence ATGAAACGCATACTGCTTCTTTCACTGCTGTCCGTCCTGCTTACGGTTGTTTTTGCAGGAATGGCGCAGGCCAGAACTCTTGATGCAATACTCGCCAGCAAAGTGCTGAAGGTCGGAACAACCGGCGATTACAAACCTTTTTCCTTTAATAATAACGGTAAATATGAAGGGTTCGATATTGCTGTGGCCCAGAGCTTCGCAGACAGGCTCGGAGTCAGGCTTGAACTTGTTCCGACCACCTGGAAGACCCTGATGAAAGATCTGAATGATGGAAAATACGATATCGGCATGAGCGGCATTACCAGAACTATCGCCCGTCAGAAGGAAGCATGTTTTTCCCAGGGGTACGTTACTTTCGGAAAAACTCCGCTTGTTGCCGCATCCAAGGCTTCGAAATATAAGACAATGGCCGATATAGACCGCAAGGGAGTGAAAATAGGCGTGAACCCCGGCGGGACCAATGAAAAATTCGTGAAGGCCAACATAAAGAACGCCGAGATTGTCATGTTTGATTCCAACCTTGCCATTCCCGTTGCTGTTGCCGACGGCAAGGTGGATGTGATGATTACCGACAGCGTGGAGGCAATTTACTATGCCGCTACCAACCCGGCCCTTGCCGCTCCCATGCTCGACAATCTTTTTACGCGCAGTCAGCTCGGATACCTGATGCCCGCCGATTCCTACAGACTTCAGGATACAGTCAATTTCATGATGGACCAGATGATTCTCAAAGGTGACATGGCCAAACTCAAGGCCGAGTACCTGCACATGAACTAG
- a CDS encoding amino acid permease, with protein sequence MSGPVKKRLSVFTLSMMTVAAVCSLRGLPMMAKEGLSMIFYILFSTIIFLIPASLVAAELGGAFSKESGGVYTWVKAAFGSRWGFTAIWLQWIQNVVWYPTVLGFAAGALAYLFMDPGLAKSGAYTGTVILVAYWVATFLTLAGTDVVSKVTKYGVLFGTVLPGVLIIVLGLLWVNMGNPLEFMHVSPAIAEAEKAAGQLPHARLFPNITGLGSVAFLAGIILLFAGVEVHAVHANELENPGKQFPESMFLAAGVIFLLFTLGSLSVAAVLPAKDISLTAGLMQAFQMLLGKFHLEFLTPVIGLLVAFGAIGGVMSWISGPSRGLLHTADQGELPPILAKTNKKGMQINILMVQAIIVSLLAGLYFIMDNVSVAFFMISAMTITLYLVMYILMYAAAIKLRYTQPDLPRTYMVPGGFYGLCAVAGIGLLGVCFALVVGFFPPTNLQVGNPALYVGLVAGGLIVFVGLPLLINAMKKPEWKKKS encoded by the coding sequence ATGTCCGGACCAGTAAAAAAACGATTGTCCGTATTCACTTTGTCAATGATGACCGTTGCTGCGGTCTGCAGTCTTCGCGGTTTGCCCATGATGGCAAAAGAAGGCTTATCGATGATTTTCTATATTTTATTTTCAACAATCATTTTTCTTATCCCGGCCTCGCTGGTGGCAGCGGAACTCGGAGGAGCATTCTCAAAGGAATCCGGCGGAGTGTATACCTGGGTCAAAGCCGCATTCGGTTCCCGCTGGGGATTCACCGCCATCTGGCTGCAGTGGATACAGAACGTGGTCTGGTATCCTACCGTGCTCGGATTTGCGGCCGGAGCACTTGCCTACCTGTTCATGGACCCGGGACTGGCCAAAAGCGGTGCCTATACCGGCACAGTTATTCTGGTAGCATACTGGGTAGCCACATTCCTGACCCTTGCCGGTACTGACGTGGTCAGCAAAGTAACAAAATACGGGGTCCTGTTCGGCACGGTTCTGCCCGGAGTTCTGATAATCGTGCTCGGCCTGCTCTGGGTGAATATGGGCAATCCGCTGGAATTCATGCACGTTTCCCCGGCCATTGCCGAAGCGGAAAAGGCTGCCGGACAACTTCCCCATGCAAGGCTGTTCCCCAACATCACCGGCCTCGGCAGCGTGGCCTTTCTGGCCGGGATCATCCTGCTTTTTGCCGGGGTGGAAGTGCACGCCGTACACGCCAATGAACTTGAAAACCCCGGCAAGCAGTTCCCGGAATCAATGTTCCTCGCTGCGGGTGTGATTTTTCTCCTCTTCACCCTCGGTTCCCTGTCCGTGGCTGCGGTGCTCCCGGCAAAAGACATAAGCCTCACCGCAGGACTCATGCAGGCCTTTCAGATGCTTCTGGGTAAATTTCACCTGGAATTTCTCACCCCGGTCATCGGGCTTCTGGTTGCCTTCGGGGCAATCGGCGGGGTCATGTCCTGGATCAGCGGCCCGAGCCGAGGCCTGCTGCACACGGCAGATCAGGGCGAGCTTCCCCCGATTCTGGCCAAGACCAACAAGAAGGGCATGCAGATAAACATCCTCATGGTTCAGGCCATCATTGTAAGTCTGCTGGCCGGTCTCTACTTCATTATGGATAACGTCAGCGTGGCCTTTTTCATGATTTCAGCCATGACCATAACCCTCTATCTGGTCATGTACATATTGATGTACGCCGCAGCCATAAAACTGCGCTACACTCAGCCGGACCTGCCGAGAACATACATGGTTCCCGGCGGCTTTTACGGTCTTTGCGCCGTTGCCGGAATAGGACTGCTCGGCGTCTGCTTCGCCCTTGTGGTCGGGTTCTTCCCTCCGACCAACCTGCAGGTAGGCAACCCCGCCCTTTATGTGGGCCTTGTCGCTGGCGGCCTGATTGTTTTCGTGGGACTGCCGCTTCTCATCAACGCCATGAAGAAACCTGAATGGAAGAAAAAAAGCTGA
- a CDS encoding molybdenum cofactor guanylyltransferase, with protein sequence MPDNPGNMKIPVSAAILAGGEGRRMGGTDKSCIRISGQKLVSRIIERLEGLFTEIFVITRSPENHPDLKVRMAGDVFQSRSSLTGLHSALYHSSTNYVFVTACDSPFLNRKLIAALLARLHPEDDVLIPIHPDGMYEPLCAVYSRRCLPFIEKNLEQKRFQIIKFFPHVKIHTVDTAELRASDREFESFINVNTPEELQEAYVRAGNAQ encoded by the coding sequence ATGCCCGACAATCCAGGCAACATGAAGATACCCGTGAGCGCGGCAATACTGGCCGGCGGGGAAGGCCGCCGTATGGGCGGTACAGACAAGTCATGCATCAGAATTTCCGGTCAGAAACTGGTCAGCAGGATCATTGAGCGGCTGGAAGGACTGTTCACGGAAATTTTCGTCATCACCAGATCGCCGGAAAACCACCCGGACCTGAAAGTGCGCATGGCCGGAGACGTATTCCAATCCCGCAGTTCACTGACGGGGCTGCACTCGGCCCTGTATCACAGTTCTACCAACTATGTATTTGTGACAGCCTGCGACTCCCCTTTTCTCAACCGGAAACTCATCGCAGCCCTGCTGGCCAGGCTGCACCCCGAAGACGACGTACTGATACCGATCCATCCCGACGGCATGTATGAACCGCTGTGTGCTGTATACTCCAGACGCTGCCTGCCCTTTATCGAGAAGAACCTCGAACAGAAAAGGTTCCAGATCATCAAATTTTTTCCGCATGTAAAAATCCACACTGTGGACACAGCCGAACTTCGGGCCAGTGACCGGGAATTTGAATCCTTCATCAATGTCAACACCCCGGAAGAACTGCAGGAAGCATATGTGAGGGCTGGAAATGCACAATGA
- the nikA gene encoding nickel ABC transporter substrate-binding protein has product MDKFNKFLFVFAVAFFCIYLITPAHAAESKTLNYSWSTNVGKLNPHAYSPNQMFAQAMVYEPLVRYGKNGRIEPWLAESWTISPDGRTYTFNLRKGVVFSDGTPFDAKAVKQNFDAVLHNSKRHDWLEFIAQIGKTEVVDSNTFRLTLKHSYYPTLQELSLIRPMRFLAPSGFPDNGDTAKGVKKPIGTGPWKLVEIKKGEYDLFEANERYWGEKPHFEKLLVKVIPDSDGRAIAFDTGEIDLIYGSGGHGSGQIGLDTFQRYQADKNLITGISQPLATRMLAINSNRFPTDDIAVRKAILHGVNKGAIVKHIFLGVERQAETLFAPDKPYCDLKLAPFAFDTKQAEALLDEAGWKKEKGQDYRSRDGKTLELTLCFVGNDSLQKSVAEVVQGDLKKIGIKVRLVGEEKDSFLSRQKSGEFGMIFGDTWGSPYDPHSFCSSMRKPAHADYQAQLGLPMKKEIDRKISEVLLSVDEKKRQDLYRDILTTLHEQAVYLPLSYMTNIYVHRPGLKGVEFGNTKYEIPFELMHGK; this is encoded by the coding sequence GTGGACAAATTTAATAAGTTTTTATTTGTTTTTGCCGTGGCCTTTTTCTGTATTTATCTGATTACACCTGCTCATGCGGCAGAATCGAAGACCTTGAATTACTCATGGTCCACCAACGTGGGGAAGCTCAACCCTCATGCATATTCGCCGAACCAGATGTTTGCGCAGGCCATGGTCTATGAACCGCTTGTCCGGTACGGCAAAAACGGCAGAATTGAACCGTGGCTTGCCGAATCGTGGACCATTTCCCCGGACGGCAGAACATATACTTTCAACCTGCGCAAAGGAGTTGTTTTTTCGGACGGCACCCCTTTTGACGCCAAGGCGGTCAAACAGAACTTCGACGCGGTTCTGCACAACTCCAAACGGCATGACTGGCTTGAATTCATAGCCCAGATAGGCAAAACGGAAGTTGTGGACAGCAACACATTCAGGCTGACCCTGAAACATTCCTATTACCCAACTCTGCAGGAACTGAGTCTGATCCGCCCCATGAGATTTCTGGCTCCGTCAGGATTTCCGGATAACGGAGACACGGCCAAAGGCGTAAAAAAACCGATCGGCACCGGACCGTGGAAACTGGTCGAGATCAAAAAAGGCGAATACGACCTGTTCGAAGCAAACGAAAGATATTGGGGCGAAAAACCGCATTTTGAAAAACTGCTGGTCAAGGTGATTCCCGACTCCGACGGACGCGCCATTGCATTCGATACCGGAGAAATTGACCTCATTTACGGTTCGGGCGGTCACGGCAGCGGCCAGATCGGCCTTGATACCTTCCAGCGATATCAGGCGGACAAAAACCTGATCACCGGCATCTCTCAGCCTCTGGCAACACGTATGCTGGCCATTAACAGCAACCGCTTTCCCACTGACGACATTGCTGTACGCAAGGCCATTCTGCACGGGGTAAACAAGGGGGCAATCGTAAAACATATTTTCCTGGGCGTTGAACGGCAGGCGGAAACCCTGTTTGCTCCCGACAAGCCATACTGCGATCTGAAACTTGCCCCGTTCGCATTCGACACCAAACAGGCCGAGGCTCTTCTGGACGAAGCTGGATGGAAAAAGGAAAAGGGTCAGGATTACAGAAGCCGGGACGGAAAGACTCTGGAACTCACGCTCTGCTTTGTGGGTAACGACAGCCTGCAGAAATCCGTTGCCGAAGTTGTTCAGGGCGACCTCAAAAAAATTGGGATCAAGGTCCGTCTTGTCGGCGAGGAAAAGGACTCTTTCCTTTCCAGACAGAAAAGCGGTGAATTCGGTATGATCTTCGGCGACACCTGGGGTTCCCCCTATGATCCCCATTCCTTCTGCAGTTCCATGCGCAAACCGGCCCACGCCGATTATCAGGCACAGCTCGGGCTGCCCATGAAAAAAGAGATAGACCGCAAGATCAGTGAAGTGCTCCTCAGCGTTGACGAGAAAAAACGTCAGGACCTCTACCGGGACATCCTCACCACGCTACATGAACAGGCTGTCTACCTGCCGCTGTCGTACATGACCAACATATACGTGCACAGGCCGGGACTCAAGGGAGTTGAATTCGGCAACACCAAGTATGAAATTCCGTTTGAACTCATGCACGGGAAATAG
- a CDS encoding molybdopterin molybdotransferase MoeA, with the protein MHNDNKPDFPLSIPRSEALFILRACISPVRETNVSVTECSGRISAESVVSGVSLPDHDRSAMDGFAVPSAETAAATEKTPVTLSFGGEIRPSETVQSRAREKCAIRVLTGGIVPSGTDAVIPFEKVHVREDLMTIFGPARKGDFIRSTGSDIMKGEPIVDAGSEISPCDAALLAYAGIRTVSVRRRLAISVLAVGNELCDPAMENVCGLIPADNLILLKSLCARAGIDNVKIAPCPNSPEAIAAAVNENSACDLIITTGGTGPGNRDFVFNAVRSAGGTPVFKGLAMHPAKSVFACKTDSSVVIGLPGPPNAVNLAFHTIIRPVINILLGARDISPMNTVLLKGPVKGAKDREKMRPCLISEIQGQLIADPLTSAGLSPRKVMSMSNGIIVLPPGCGELQAGETAAAIRYDRP; encoded by the coding sequence ATGCACAATGACAACAAGCCGGACTTTCCACTGAGCATCCCGAGGTCCGAAGCCCTTTTTATACTGCGCGCCTGTATATCCCCGGTCCGGGAAACAAACGTCTCCGTAACCGAATGCAGCGGCCGCATCTCTGCCGAGTCCGTTGTCTCCGGAGTCTCCCTGCCGGACCATGACCGTTCGGCAATGGACGGATTTGCCGTACCTAGCGCGGAAACAGCAGCTGCAACCGAGAAAACACCGGTGACCCTTAGCTTCGGCGGGGAAATCCGTCCCTCGGAAACAGTGCAGTCCCGCGCACGGGAAAAATGCGCAATCCGAGTGCTGACAGGGGGCATTGTCCCCAGCGGGACAGATGCAGTGATTCCTTTTGAAAAAGTGCACGTACGGGAAGACCTTATGACCATATTCGGTCCTGCGCGCAAGGGAGATTTCATACGCAGTACAGGCTCGGACATAATGAAAGGCGAGCCGATCGTGGACGCGGGAAGCGAAATATCTCCCTGTGATGCCGCCCTGCTGGCCTACGCGGGCATAAGAACTGTTTCCGTACGCCGCAGACTTGCCATAAGCGTTCTCGCTGTGGGCAACGAACTTTGCGACCCGGCCATGGAAAACGTCTGCGGACTGATTCCGGCGGACAACCTGATCCTATTGAAGTCCCTGTGTGCAAGAGCAGGAATAGACAACGTAAAAATCGCGCCCTGCCCCAATTCACCAGAGGCAATTGCTGCTGCAGTAAACGAAAACTCTGCATGCGATTTGATAATTACCACCGGGGGAACCGGCCCCGGCAATAGAGATTTCGTATTCAACGCAGTACGTTCTGCCGGAGGAACCCCGGTTTTCAAAGGGCTGGCCATGCACCCGGCCAAATCAGTTTTTGCCTGCAAAACCGACAGCAGTGTTGTAATCGGTCTGCCCGGACCGCCTAACGCGGTCAACCTTGCTTTCCACACCATCATCAGACCGGTCATAAACATCCTGCTCGGAGCAAGGGATATTTCCCCGATGAATACGGTTCTGCTGAAAGGACCGGTGAAGGGGGCGAAGGACAGGGAAAAAATGCGGCCCTGCCTCATTTCTGAAATACAGGGGCAACTGATTGCCGACCCCCTTACTTCCGCCGGACTTTCACCGAGAAAAGTCATGTCCATGAGCAACGGCATTATCGTCCTGCCGCCTGGCTGCGGAGAACTGCAGGCAGGTGAAACGGCTGCGGCTATAAGGTACGACAGGCCGTAG
- a CDS encoding HD domain-containing phosphohydrolase, with product MADDSNLIEESYCAITVNIFKILPKTGLNFSLYKLNTSNGKFYPLTVPGKNLTHTERQSITNDCEDGLIYLKTEDLRHCHHPFAENLNLVLNTLGSSIPEPELALLILEGLKISAATIYVDSIKIHFESFHKTLCAAGEILHSNPKLLWLIIPLLDGNHSLVNKSVSTGIIGAAVILLGRELTPDVNVFLDAFCALFLCDIGLSSMPEFVLGKEFCLTRDEQKRIRQHPLSSIKVLSDTQLVSKPVMRAVLEHHERMDGSGYPRGVTNDQLSWLGKLCGAVDSFVAMTMERPGKKRMPIVDALKILYKESSQYDPNIIYALEKVTYRD from the coding sequence ATGGCTGATGATTCAAACCTTATAGAGGAAAGCTATTGCGCGATCACGGTCAACATATTCAAAATTCTCCCGAAGACCGGACTAAATTTCAGCCTGTATAAACTGAACACCTCCAACGGCAAGTTCTACCCTCTTACCGTGCCCGGAAAAAACCTCACCCACACGGAAAGACAAAGCATTACAAATGATTGCGAAGACGGATTAATTTACCTGAAAACTGAAGACCTGCGCCACTGTCATCATCCGTTTGCCGAAAACCTCAACCTTGTTTTAAATACTCTCGGAAGTTCCATTCCGGAACCGGAACTGGCCCTGCTGATACTTGAAGGATTGAAGATTTCTGCGGCAACGATTTATGTGGATTCGATAAAAATCCACTTCGAATCTTTCCATAAAACTCTTTGCGCCGCAGGAGAAATACTCCACTCAAACCCCAAACTTCTGTGGTTGATAATACCGCTTCTTGACGGGAATCACTCCCTTGTAAACAAATCGGTTTCCACCGGAATAATCGGGGCCGCAGTCATCCTGCTGGGGCGGGAACTGACGCCGGACGTAAACGTGTTCCTTGACGCCTTCTGTGCTCTTTTCCTGTGCGACATAGGGCTTTCCTCCATGCCGGAATTCGTTCTCGGAAAAGAGTTCTGCCTGACCCGTGACGAGCAGAAACGTATCCGCCAGCACCCTTTAAGCTCCATAAAAGTCCTCAGCGATACGCAGTTGGTAAGTAAACCCGTAATGCGCGCGGTTCTGGAGCACCACGAGCGCATGGACGGTTCAGGCTACCCCAGAGGGGTAACCAACGATCAGCTTTCCTGGCTGGGAAAACTGTGCGGGGCTGTTGATTCCTTCGTGGCCATGACAATGGAACGGCCGGGCAAGAAACGCATGCCCATCGTGGATGCCCTGAAGATTCTATACAAGGAATCATCGCAGTACGATCCCAACATCATCTACGCCCTGGAAAAAGTTACTTACAGAGACTGA
- a CDS encoding PhoH family protein: MGQKNFILDTNVLIENPKCITALRNGQDNNIHIPYTVLTELDKLKRDPRIGHIVTQAIHSILLDGKLAILSPEYAERIDAANPDDRILKETLGSGIDDPILVTNDRILQIKAGIHSLRCEGYKDSDPFRSDSQMYTGFAAEDDSPAINNFRWENGTPVFHGVHGPKAITYTHEVWGVKPRNIYQNLALDLMLNDDINLVSVQSEAGYGKTFLALASALFLALEKKDNPYRKVYLVKPIWEIGSKMGYLPGTVEEKMLPYVRYIRDLAVKLHEQRPANRIFMDTDSERFRFNQKKFEILPIAYIRGMNLENCVVIIDEMQNMSRTEVRSLLTRMGEGVKCICLGDTRQVDNPYLNESNNGLNWVVKKLRNNKEYAHMVLKGERSRGPITDMVIKTGL, encoded by the coding sequence ATGGGACAGAAGAACTTTATTCTGGACACCAATGTGCTGATTGAGAATCCCAAGTGCATCACTGCGCTGCGCAACGGACAGGACAACAACATTCACATTCCGTATACGGTTCTGACCGAACTGGACAAACTCAAAAGAGACCCCCGCATAGGCCACATCGTAACTCAGGCTATCCATTCCATTCTGCTGGATGGCAAACTGGCAATCCTTTCTCCGGAATACGCGGAAAGGATTGATGCAGCCAACCCGGACGACCGCATCCTCAAAGAGACCCTGGGCAGCGGCATTGACGACCCCATTCTGGTTACAAACGACCGGATTCTGCAGATCAAGGCCGGAATCCACTCCCTGCGGTGCGAGGGCTACAAGGACTCCGATCCCTTCCGGTCCGACTCTCAGATGTACACCGGATTTGCAGCAGAAGATGACTCCCCGGCTATCAACAATTTCCGCTGGGAAAACGGAACTCCGGTCTTCCACGGCGTACATGGACCGAAGGCGATCACCTACACGCACGAGGTCTGGGGAGTGAAGCCCCGCAACATATACCAGAACCTGGCCCTCGACCTCATGCTCAACGATGACATAAACCTTGTCTCCGTCCAGTCTGAAGCAGGATACGGCAAAACATTTCTGGCTCTTGCCTCGGCTCTTTTTCTGGCGCTGGAAAAAAAGGACAACCCGTACCGGAAAGTGTATCTGGTCAAGCCTATATGGGAAATAGGTTCCAAAATGGGCTATCTTCCCGGTACGGTAGAAGAAAAAATGCTGCCCTACGTCCGCTATATCCGTGATCTGGCCGTCAAGCTGCATGAACAGCGCCCGGCCAACCGCATATTCATGGACACCGATTCCGAAAGATTCCGTTTCAACCAGAAAAAGTTCGAGATACTGCCCATCGCCTATATACGCGGGATGAATCTGGAAAACTGTGTTGTCATAATAGACGAAATGCAGAACATGTCCCGCACGGAAGTACGTTCGCTGCTTACCCGCATGGGTGAAGGGGTGAAATGCATCTGCCTCGGAGATACCAGACAGGTTGACAACCCATACCTGAACGAAAGCAACAACGGCCTCAACTGGGTGGTAAAAAAGCTTAGAAACAACAAGGAATACGCACACATGGTCCTGAAAGGGGAACGCTCCAGAGGGCCGATAACGGATATGGTGATCAAGACCGGGCTGTAA
- a CDS encoding glutamate decarboxylase: MLHERDRIREELLDDVYATPDLAVVLPKYKFPKQEQRARDVYQLVHDELMLDGNSRQNLATFCSTWVDPEIHKLMDECVDKNMIDKDEYPQTAELEGRCVHMLADLWNSPDARNTLGCSTTGSSEAAMLGGMAMKWRWREKMKAQGKPVDKPNMICGPVQICWHKFARYWDVELREIPMEKGRLIMNAEEVIKRCDENTIGVIPTLGVTYTCDYEPVKEVSEALDKLQEEKGWDIPIHVDGASGGFLAPFCDPDLEWDFRLERVKSINTSGHKFGLAPLGVGWVIWRDREDLPEDLIFWVNYLGGNMPTFALNFSRPGGQIVAQYYNFLRLGREGYRKIQQACYDTAAYIADEIDKLGMFEIIYNGRGGIPAVSWSLKEGVNPGFSCYDFSDRLRSRGWQVPAYSMPANCEDLVIMRILVRHGVSRDLGQLLVEDMKRCIEYFKKNPVTTPLGAEYGGYSHGGSGHK, translated from the coding sequence ATGTTGCACGAAAGAGATAGAATCAGAGAAGAGCTTCTTGATGACGTCTACGCAACCCCGGACTTGGCCGTGGTGTTGCCCAAGTACAAATTTCCCAAGCAGGAACAGCGCGCCAGAGACGTATACCAGTTGGTGCACGATGAATTGATGCTGGATGGGAATTCCCGTCAGAATCTGGCCACATTCTGCTCCACCTGGGTCGATCCTGAAATCCACAAGCTGATGGACGAGTGCGTGGACAAGAACATGATCGACAAGGATGAATACCCCCAGACAGCAGAGCTTGAAGGGCGTTGTGTACATATGCTCGCCGATCTCTGGAACTCCCCGGACGCACGGAACACCCTCGGCTGCTCCACCACCGGATCGTCCGAAGCGGCCATGCTAGGCGGAATGGCCATGAAATGGCGCTGGCGCGAAAAAATGAAGGCTCAGGGAAAACCCGTGGACAAGCCCAACATGATCTGCGGCCCCGTGCAGATATGCTGGCACAAGTTTGCCAGATACTGGGATGTGGAACTCAGAGAAATTCCCATGGAAAAAGGTCGGCTGATCATGAACGCCGAAGAAGTCATCAAACGCTGCGATGAAAACACCATCGGAGTTATTCCCACTCTCGGAGTAACCTATACCTGCGACTACGAACCGGTAAAGGAAGTCAGCGAGGCACTGGACAAGCTGCAGGAAGAAAAAGGCTGGGATATTCCCATCCATGTGGACGGTGCGAGCGGCGGTTTCCTGGCCCCGTTCTGCGATCCCGACCTTGAATGGGACTTCCGGCTTGAAAGGGTCAAGTCCATCAACACCTCCGGCCACAAATTCGGTCTGGCTCCTCTTGGTGTGGGCTGGGTCATCTGGCGTGACCGGGAAGACCTTCCCGAAGACCTCATTTTCTGGGTCAACTACCTCGGCGGAAACATGCCGACATTCGCCCTGAACTTTTCCCGGCCCGGCGGGCAGATTGTAGCCCAGTACTACAATTTTCTGCGTCTGGGACGCGAGGGATACCGCAAAATCCAGCAGGCCTGCTACGATACGGCCGCTTATATTGCCGATGAAATAGATAAACTCGGCATGTTCGAAATCATCTACAACGGACGTGGCGGTATCCCGGCTGTATCATGGTCGCTCAAGGAAGGAGTGAATCCCGGTTTCAGCTGCTATGATTTCTCCGACCGGCTGCGTTCACGCGGCTGGCAGGTTCCTGCCTACTCCATGCCTGCAAACTGCGAGGACCTCGTAATCATGCGCATTCTCGTCCGCCACGGAGTAAGCCGTGATCTCGGACAGCTGCTTGTGGAAGACATGAAACGGTGCATAGAATACTTCAAGAAAAACCCGGTAACGACCCCTCTGGGAGCCGAGTACGGCGGTTACTCGCACGGCGGTTCCGGGCACAAGTAA
- the nikB gene encoding nickel ABC transporter permease subunit NikB, giving the protein MLRYILKRILILIPLLLGVSLVVFLILRLGQGDPAMSYLRLSNIPPTDQALAVARQELGLDLPIPVQYMNWLGKALHLDFGRSYVTGNPVLEEILYYLPNTLKLAGFSLLLTLAVSLPLGIWAALEKDRMPDHITRLISFAGVSMPGFWLGFICVWIFSIKLGWLPPLGMGGLDHMIMPAISMSLMSLAINIRLIRGNMLDNMHARYVLYARVRGLPESVVVGRHILVNSLIPVITAIGMHVGELFGGAVVAESIFSWPGVGRYAVSAIYNRDYPVMQCFILIMTSIFVLMNLGVDILYAWLDPRIRLEGGNHQ; this is encoded by the coding sequence ATGCTGCGTTACATACTGAAACGGATTCTTATCCTCATCCCCTTATTGCTGGGGGTCTCGCTGGTAGTCTTCCTGATCCTGAGACTGGGTCAGGGGGACCCGGCCATGTCCTACCTGCGCCTCTCGAACATACCGCCGACCGATCAGGCTCTTGCGGTGGCCAGGCAGGAACTGGGATTGGATCTGCCCATACCGGTCCAGTACATGAACTGGCTGGGCAAGGCACTGCATCTTGATTTCGGACGGTCCTATGTAACCGGCAACCCGGTGCTGGAAGAGATTCTCTACTATCTGCCCAACACGCTGAAACTGGCCGGATTCTCCCTGCTGCTCACACTGGCGGTAAGTCTGCCACTGGGTATCTGGGCGGCACTGGAAAAGGACCGCATGCCGGACCACATCACCAGGCTGATTTCGTTTGCCGGGGTATCCATGCCCGGTTTCTGGCTGGGATTCATCTGCGTCTGGATTTTCTCCATCAAGCTCGGCTGGCTGCCGCCGCTGGGCATGGGAGGACTGGACCACATGATAATGCCGGCCATATCCATGTCGCTCATGTCGCTTGCAATCAATATCCGCCTGATCAGGGGAAACATGCTCGACAACATGCATGCCCGCTATGTGCTTTATGCCAGAGTCCGGGGACTTCCGGAAAGCGTCGTGGTCGGCCGCCATATTCTGGTCAATTCGCTGATTCCGGTAATTACCGCCATAGGCATGCACGTCGGGGAACTGTTCGGAGGGGCGGTTGTGGCCGAAAGCATCTTCTCATGGCCCGGTGTCGGCCGGTATGCCGTTTCCGCAATTTACAACCGCGATTATCCGGTAATGCAGTGCTTCATACTCATAATGACTTCCATATTCGTACTCATGAACCTGGGGGTCGATATCCTCTACGCGTGGCTGGACCCGCGCATCCGTCTTGAAGGAGGAAACCACCAATGA